From Coffea arabica cultivar ET-39 chromosome 2e, Coffea Arabica ET-39 HiFi, whole genome shotgun sequence, the proteins below share one genomic window:
- the LOC113729748 gene encoding probable glucan endo-1,3-beta-glucosidase A6, whose amino-acid sequence MALLAVYLFYLLAFGSSSSNAAAQINQVGVCYGQLGNNLPTPSKSVQLLQKLNATQVKLYDANPKILNALIGSKLYITVMVPNELIINISSNQTLANQWVQNNVIPYYPRAMIRYILVGNEVLSYYFKPLWFYLVPAIKRIHQSVKTLGLSNVKVGTPLAIDMLESSVLLPSNGTFRSDIAGKVMKPLLQFLNQTNSFFFVDLYPYFEWVSKPNTVSLGYALLAAQNKTFKDPVSGLVYNNLLDQMLDSVVFAMKKLGYPSIPLFIAETGWPNGGDIDQIGASIYNAATYNRNVVKKFTAMPLAGTPARPGVNISVNIFALYNENLKPGAGTERHFGLLYPNGTSVYDIDLSGHTPDSTYSPLPQPSNNKPYKGKLWCVVAKGASWNQLGSELNFACGQDNRTCQAIRPGGKCYKPNWSVLHASYAFSAYWAQFRSSGATCFFNGLAVQTTKDPSYLSCQLPSVNL is encoded by the coding sequence ATGGCTTTACTAGCTGTATATCTCTTTTATCTGTTAGCCTTTGGTTCTTCTTCATCAAATGCTGCTGCACAAATCAATCAAGTTGGAGTATGCTATGGCCAACTGGGGAACAACCTCCCAACTCCATCAAAATCTGTGCAACTCCTCCAGAAACTCAATGCCACACAGGTCAAACTCTATGATGCAAATCCAAAGATTCTCAATGCCCTCATTGGTAGCAAGCTCTATATCACAGTCATGGTCCCAAATGAGCTCATCATCAACATTTCATCCAACCAAACTCTAGCAAACCAATGGGTCCAAAACAATGTGATCCCTTACTATCCTCGGGCCATGATTCGTTACATCCTAGTAGGTAACGAGGTTTTGAGTTACTACTTCAAACCATTATGGTTTTATCTCGTTCCAGCCATAAAGAGAATCCATCAATCTGTGAAAACTCTCGGTCTCTCCAACGTTAAAGTCGGAACCCCACTAGCAATTGACATGTTGGAATCTTCTGTGCTTTTACCTTCCAATGGCACGTTTCGGTCTGACATTGCAGGCAAGGTTATGAAACCATTGTTGCAGTTCTTGAATCAGACCAACTCATTCTTCTTCGTTGACTTGTACCCTTACTTTGAGTGGGTATCAAAGCCCAACACCGTTAGCCTTGGCTACGCATTGTTAGCGGCCCAAAACAAAACGTTCAAAGATCCAGTCTCGGGCTTGGTCTATAATAACTTGTTGGACCAAATGCTCGATTCGGTAGTGTTTGCCATGAAGAAACTCGGGTACCCGAGTATTCCCTTGTTCATTGCGGAAACAGGTTGGCCCAATGGTGGCGATATTGATCAAATTGGAGCCAGCATTTACAATGCAGCTACATACAACCGGAATGTGGTGAAAAAATTCACGGCCATGCCTTTGGCAGGAACACCGGCCAGGCCGGGTGTGAACATTTCGGTCAATATCTTCGCTTTATACAACGAAAATCTAAAGCCTGGTGCAGGCACAGAGCGACATTTTGGGCTATTGTACCCGAATGGAACGAGTGTGTACGACATAGATTTGTCCGGCCACACACCAGATTCAACCTACAGTCCATTACCGCAGCCTTCAAACAACAAGCCTTACAAGGGGAAACTTTGGTGCGTGGTAGCTAAAGGAGCAAGTTGGAACCAATTGGGGAGTGAGCTGAATTTTGCTTGTGGACAAGATAATCGTACCTGTCAAGCGATTCGGCCTGGTGGAAAGTGTTACAAGCCCAATTGGTCGGTCCTACATGCAAGCTATGCTTTTAGTGCTTATTGGGCTCAATTTCGGTCAAGTGGTGCAACTTGTTTCTTTAATGGGCTGGCCGTCCAAACCACGAAAGATCCAAGCTATTTATCCTGCCAGCTTCCCAGTGTTAATCTTTGa